One segment of Chionomys nivalis chromosome 3, mChiNiv1.1, whole genome shotgun sequence DNA contains the following:
- the Arvcf gene encoding splicing regulator ARVCF isoform X2, whose translation MEDCNVHSAASILASVKEQEARFERLTRALEQERRHVALQLERAQQPGMSSGGMVGSGQPLPMAWQQLVLQEQSPGSQASLATMPEAPEVLEETVTVEEDPGTPTSHVSIVTSEDGTTRRTETKVTKTVKTVTTRTVRQVPLGPDGLPLLDGGPSLGSFTDGPLDRHFLLRGGGPAATLSRAYLSSGGGFPDGPEPRDIPSYGSLSRGLGVRPPRTGLLGPGPGDGCFTLPGRREAFPMGSEPGPPSGRSLPEHFQAEPYGLEDDTRSLAADDEGGPDLEPDYGTAARRRPEYGRGLRTRAFEDTADDAGELIDERPPFPAATAPLAQPERGSLGSLDRVVRRSPSVDSARKEPRWRDPELPEVLAMLRHPVDPVKANAAAYLQHLCFENEGVKRRVRQLRGLPLLVALLDHPRAEVRRRACGALRNLSYGRDADNKAAIRDCGGVPALVRLLRAARDNEVRELVTGTLWNLSSYEPLKMVIIDHGLQTLTHEVIVPHSGWEREPNEDSKPRDAEWTTVFKNTSGCLRNVSSDGAEARRRLRECEGLVDALLHALQSAVGRKDTDNKSVENCVCIMRNLSYHVHKEVPGADRYQEAEPGIQGSATASQRRRKDDASCFGGKKAKGKKDGEMDRNFDTLDLPKRTEAAKGFELLYQPEVVRLYLSLLTESRNFNTLEAAAGALQNLSAGNWTWATYIRATVRKERGLPVLVELLQSETDKVVRAVAIALRNLSLDQRNKDLIGSYAMTELVRNVRNAQAPTHPGAHLEEDTVVAVLNTIHEIVSDSLDNARSLLQARGVPALVALVASSQSVREAKAASHVLQTVWSYKELRGALQRDGWNKTRFQSASTAKGHKGTPSPGGFDDSTLPLVDKNPDGEKSVPRDVILMDTLGPDGYATVDRRERRTLGSDSTGETSEKELFKPDSGRKAPPPGPSRPSVRLVDAVGDAKPQPVDSWV comes from the exons ATGGAGGACTGCAATGTGCACTCGGCTGCCAGCATTCTGGCCTCGGTGAAGGAACAGGAGGCCCGTTTCGAGCGGCTGACACGGGCACTAGAGCAAGAACGACGCCACGTTGCCCTGCAGCTGGAGCGTGCCCAGCAGCCTGGCATGAGCAGTGGTGGTATGGTGGGCAGTGGGCAGCCCCTGCCAATGGCCTGGCAACAGCTGGTTCTACAG GAGCAGAGCCCGGGTAGCCAGGCATCGCTGGCCACAATGCCAGAGGCACCTGAGGTGCTGGAGGAGACAGTGACAGTAGAGGAAGACCCTGGCACACCCACCTCCCATGTGTCCATTGTCACATCAGAAGATGGTACAACCCGGCGCACTGAGACTAAG GTCACCAAGACAGTCAAGACTGTGACCACAAGGACAGTCCGCCAGGTACCGTTGGGCCCAGATGGACTCCCCTTGCTGGATGGTGGCCCCTCACTTGGCTCTTTTACTGATGGGCCCCTGGACCGTCATTTCCTTCTGCGTGGTGGTGGCCCAGCAGCCACACTCTCCCGAGCCTACCTCAGCAGTGGAGGTGGCTTTCCTGATGGCCCTGAGCCCCGTGATATCCCAAGCTATGGCAGCCTGTCCCGAGGGCTTGGGGTACGGCCCCCGCGTACCGGTCTCTTGGGTCCAGGGCCTGGTGATGGTTGCTTTACACTGCCTGGCCGCCGTGAAGCCTTCCCCATGGGCTCTGAGCCTGGACCACCAAGTGGCCGCTCCCTGCCCGAGCACTTCCAAGCTGAGCCGTATGGCCTTGAGGATGATACACGGAGCCTGGCTGCCGATGATGAAGGTGGCCCTGACCTGGAGCCTGACTATGGCACAGCAGCACGGAGGAGACCCGAGTATGGGCGGGGCCTTCGCACCAG GGCCTTTGAGGACACAGCAGACGATGCTGGTGAGCTGATAGACGAGCGGCCTCCATTCCCAGCAGCAACGGCCCCTCTGGCCCAGCCTGAGAGAGGCAGCCTGGGCAGCTTGGACCGAGTGGTGCGGCGCTCGCCTTCAGTGGATAGTGCCCGCAAGGAGCCACGCTGGCGGGACCCCGAGCTGCCAGAGGTGCTGGCCATGCTGCGGCACCCTGTGGACCCTGTGAAAGCCAATGcagcagcctacctgcagcacCTCTGTTTTGAGAACGAGGGTGTCAAGCGGCGAGTGCGGCAGCTGCGTGGGCTGCCTCTACTGGTGGCATTATTAGATCACCCTCGGGCTGAGGTGCGGCGCCGGGCCTGTGGGGCGCTGCGCAACCTCTCCTATGGTCGTGATGCTGACAACAAGGCGGCCATCCGGGACTGTGGGGGTGTGCCAGCCCTGGTGCGCCTGCTGCGGGCCGCCCGTGACAATGAGGTCCGTGAGCTGGTCACTG GTACACTCTGGAACCTGTCATCCTATGAGCCCCTGAAGATGGTCATCATTGACCACGGCTTACAGACGCTGACCCATGAGGTCATCGTGCCCCACTCAGGCTGGGAGCGAGAGCCTAATGAAGACTCGAAGCCCCGGGATGCCGAGTGGACAACAGTCTTCAAGAACACATCAGGCTGCCTGAG GAATGTGAGCTCGGATGGTGCAGAGGCCCGGCGGCGACTCCGCGAGTGCGAAGGGCTGGTGGACGCACTCCTGCATGCCCTGCAGTCCGCTGTGGGCAGAAAGGACACAGACAATAAG TCGGTAGAGAACTGTGTGTGCATCATGCGGAACCTGTCCTACCACGTGCACAAGGAGGTTCCAGGAGCTGACAGGTACCAGGAGGCCGAGCCTGGCATCCAGGGCAGTGCTACAGCCTCTCAGCGTCGGAGGAAGGATGACGCCAGCTGCTTTGGTGGCAAAAAGGCCAAAG ggaagaaggatggagagatggaccGGAACTTTGACACACTGGACCTGCCCAAACGTACTGAGGCTGCCAAAG GCTTTGAGCTGCTATACCAGCCCGAAGTGGTACGTCTCTACCTCTCACTCCTTACGGAGAGCCGGAACTTCAACACCCTAGAAGCTGCAGCTGGTGCCCTGCAAAACCTAAGTGCTGGCAACTGGACG TGGGCCACATACATCCGTGCCACAGTACGTAAGGAACGTGGGCTGCCGGTGCTGGTGGAATTGCTACAGTCTGAGACCGACAAGGTGGTGCGTGCTGTCGCCATTGCACTGCGCAACCTTTCACTCGACCAGCGTAACAAAGACCTCATCG GGAGCTACGCCATGACAGAGCTGGTGCGGAATGTTCGCAATGCACAGGCACCTACTCACCCTGGTGCCCACCTGGAGGAGGATACCGTGGTAGCTGTGCTCAACACCATCCATGAGATTGTGTCCGATAGCCTGGACAATGCTCGCTCCCTCCTGCAGGCCCGTGGTGTGCCTGCACTGGTGGCACTTGTGGCCTCCAG CCAGTCAGTGCGGGAGGCCAAGGCTGCATCGCACGTGCTACAGACTGTGTGGAGCTACAAGGAGCTGCGAGGAGCCCTACAGAGGGATGGCTGGAACAAGACACGCTTCCAG TCTGCTAGCACTGCCAAAGGACACAAAGGAACACCAAGTCCTGGGGGCTTTGATGACAGCACACTGCCACTGGTGGACAAGAACCCTG ATGGGGAGAAGTCAGTCCCCCGAGATGTGATCCTCATGGATACACTTGGTCCAG ATGGGTATGCCACAGTTGACCGGAGGGAACGGAGGACACTGGGCAGTGACTCCACAGGGGAGACCTCAGAGAAGGAACTGTTTAAA CCCGACTCTGGCAGGAAGGCCCCTCCGCCTGGGCCCAGCAGGCCCTCGGTCAGGCTGGTGGACGCCGTGGGGGATGCTAAGCCTCAGCCTGTTGACTCCTGGGTCTAG
- the Arvcf gene encoding splicing regulator ARVCF isoform X4, with translation MPAELRQEQSPGSQASLATMPEAPEVLEETVTVEEDPGTPTSHVSIVTSEDGTTRRTETKVTKTVKTVTTRTVRQVPLGPDGLPLLDGGPSLGSFTDGPLDRHFLLRGGGPAATLSRAYLSSGGGFPDGPEPRDIPSYGSLSRGLGVRPPRTGLLGPGPGDGCFTLPGRREAFPMGSEPGPPSGRSLPEHFQAEPYGLEDDTRSLAADDEGGPDLEPDYGTAARRRPEYGRGLRTRAFEDTADDAGELIDERPPFPAATAPLAQPERGSLGSLDRVVRRSPSVDSARKEPRWRDPELPEVLAMLRHPVDPVKANAAAYLQHLCFENEGVKRRVRQLRGLPLLVALLDHPRAEVRRRACGALRNLSYGRDADNKAAIRDCGGVPALVRLLRAARDNEVRELVTGTLWNLSSYEPLKMVIIDHGLQTLTHEVIVPHSGWEREPNEDSKPRDAEWTTVFKNTSGCLRNVSSDGAEARRRLRECEGLVDALLHALQSAVGRKDTDNKSVENCVCIMRNLSYHVHKEVPGADRYQEAEPGIQGSATASQRRRKDDASCFGGKKAKEEWFQGKKDGEMDRNFDTLDLPKRTEAAKGFELLYQPEVVRLYLSLLTESRNFNTLEAAAGALQNLSAGNWTWATYIRATVRKERGLPVLVELLQSETDKVVRAVAIALRNLSLDQRNKDLIGSYAMTELVRNVRNAQAPTHPGAHLEEDTVVAVLNTIHEIVSDSLDNARSLLQARGVPALVALVASSQSVREAKAASHVLQTVWSYKELRGALQRDGWNKTRFQSASTAKGHKGTPSPGGFDDSTLPLVDKNPDGEKSVPRDVILMDTLGPDGYATVDRRERRTLGSDSTGETSEKELFKPDSGRKAPPPGPSRPSVRLVDAVGDAKPQPVDSWV, from the exons ATGCCGGCCGAACTCAGACAG GAGCAGAGCCCGGGTAGCCAGGCATCGCTGGCCACAATGCCAGAGGCACCTGAGGTGCTGGAGGAGACAGTGACAGTAGAGGAAGACCCTGGCACACCCACCTCCCATGTGTCCATTGTCACATCAGAAGATGGTACAACCCGGCGCACTGAGACTAAG GTCACCAAGACAGTCAAGACTGTGACCACAAGGACAGTCCGCCAGGTACCGTTGGGCCCAGATGGACTCCCCTTGCTGGATGGTGGCCCCTCACTTGGCTCTTTTACTGATGGGCCCCTGGACCGTCATTTCCTTCTGCGTGGTGGTGGCCCAGCAGCCACACTCTCCCGAGCCTACCTCAGCAGTGGAGGTGGCTTTCCTGATGGCCCTGAGCCCCGTGATATCCCAAGCTATGGCAGCCTGTCCCGAGGGCTTGGGGTACGGCCCCCGCGTACCGGTCTCTTGGGTCCAGGGCCTGGTGATGGTTGCTTTACACTGCCTGGCCGCCGTGAAGCCTTCCCCATGGGCTCTGAGCCTGGACCACCAAGTGGCCGCTCCCTGCCCGAGCACTTCCAAGCTGAGCCGTATGGCCTTGAGGATGATACACGGAGCCTGGCTGCCGATGATGAAGGTGGCCCTGACCTGGAGCCTGACTATGGCACAGCAGCACGGAGGAGACCCGAGTATGGGCGGGGCCTTCGCACCAG GGCCTTTGAGGACACAGCAGACGATGCTGGTGAGCTGATAGACGAGCGGCCTCCATTCCCAGCAGCAACGGCCCCTCTGGCCCAGCCTGAGAGAGGCAGCCTGGGCAGCTTGGACCGAGTGGTGCGGCGCTCGCCTTCAGTGGATAGTGCCCGCAAGGAGCCACGCTGGCGGGACCCCGAGCTGCCAGAGGTGCTGGCCATGCTGCGGCACCCTGTGGACCCTGTGAAAGCCAATGcagcagcctacctgcagcacCTCTGTTTTGAGAACGAGGGTGTCAAGCGGCGAGTGCGGCAGCTGCGTGGGCTGCCTCTACTGGTGGCATTATTAGATCACCCTCGGGCTGAGGTGCGGCGCCGGGCCTGTGGGGCGCTGCGCAACCTCTCCTATGGTCGTGATGCTGACAACAAGGCGGCCATCCGGGACTGTGGGGGTGTGCCAGCCCTGGTGCGCCTGCTGCGGGCCGCCCGTGACAATGAGGTCCGTGAGCTGGTCACTG GTACACTCTGGAACCTGTCATCCTATGAGCCCCTGAAGATGGTCATCATTGACCACGGCTTACAGACGCTGACCCATGAGGTCATCGTGCCCCACTCAGGCTGGGAGCGAGAGCCTAATGAAGACTCGAAGCCCCGGGATGCCGAGTGGACAACAGTCTTCAAGAACACATCAGGCTGCCTGAG GAATGTGAGCTCGGATGGTGCAGAGGCCCGGCGGCGACTCCGCGAGTGCGAAGGGCTGGTGGACGCACTCCTGCATGCCCTGCAGTCCGCTGTGGGCAGAAAGGACACAGACAATAAG TCGGTAGAGAACTGTGTGTGCATCATGCGGAACCTGTCCTACCACGTGCACAAGGAGGTTCCAGGAGCTGACAGGTACCAGGAGGCCGAGCCTGGCATCCAGGGCAGTGCTACAGCCTCTCAGCGTCGGAGGAAGGATGACGCCAGCTGCTTTGGTGGCAAAAAGGCCAAAG AGGAGTGGTTCCAAG ggaagaaggatggagagatggaccGGAACTTTGACACACTGGACCTGCCCAAACGTACTGAGGCTGCCAAAG GCTTTGAGCTGCTATACCAGCCCGAAGTGGTACGTCTCTACCTCTCACTCCTTACGGAGAGCCGGAACTTCAACACCCTAGAAGCTGCAGCTGGTGCCCTGCAAAACCTAAGTGCTGGCAACTGGACG TGGGCCACATACATCCGTGCCACAGTACGTAAGGAACGTGGGCTGCCGGTGCTGGTGGAATTGCTACAGTCTGAGACCGACAAGGTGGTGCGTGCTGTCGCCATTGCACTGCGCAACCTTTCACTCGACCAGCGTAACAAAGACCTCATCG GGAGCTACGCCATGACAGAGCTGGTGCGGAATGTTCGCAATGCACAGGCACCTACTCACCCTGGTGCCCACCTGGAGGAGGATACCGTGGTAGCTGTGCTCAACACCATCCATGAGATTGTGTCCGATAGCCTGGACAATGCTCGCTCCCTCCTGCAGGCCCGTGGTGTGCCTGCACTGGTGGCACTTGTGGCCTCCAG CCAGTCAGTGCGGGAGGCCAAGGCTGCATCGCACGTGCTACAGACTGTGTGGAGCTACAAGGAGCTGCGAGGAGCCCTACAGAGGGATGGCTGGAACAAGACACGCTTCCAG TCTGCTAGCACTGCCAAAGGACACAAAGGAACACCAAGTCCTGGGGGCTTTGATGACAGCACACTGCCACTGGTGGACAAGAACCCTG ATGGGGAGAAGTCAGTCCCCCGAGATGTGATCCTCATGGATACACTTGGTCCAG ATGGGTATGCCACAGTTGACCGGAGGGAACGGAGGACACTGGGCAGTGACTCCACAGGGGAGACCTCAGAGAAGGAACTGTTTAAA CCCGACTCTGGCAGGAAGGCCCCTCCGCCTGGGCCCAGCAGGCCCTCGGTCAGGCTGGTGGACGCCGTGGGGGATGCTAAGCCTCAGCCTGTTGACTCCTGGGTCTAG
- the Arvcf gene encoding splicing regulator ARVCF isoform X5, whose amino-acid sequence MPAELRQEQSPGSQASLATMPEAPEVLEETVTVEEDPGTPTSHVSIVTSEDGTTRRTETKVTKTVKTVTTRTVRQVPLGPDGLPLLDGGPSLGSFTDGPLDRHFLLRGGGPAATLSRAYLSSGGGFPDGPEPRDIPSYGSLSRGLGVRPPRTGLLGPGPGDGCFTLPGRREAFPMGSEPGPPSGRSLPEHFQAEPYGLEDDTRSLAADDEGGPDLEPDYGTAARRRPEYGRGLRTRAFEDTADDAGELIDERPPFPAATAPLAQPERGSLGSLDRVVRRSPSVDSARKEPRWRDPELPEVLAMLRHPVDPVKANAAAYLQHLCFENEGVKRRVRQLRGLPLLVALLDHPRAEVRRRACGALRNLSYGRDADNKAAIRDCGGVPALVRLLRAARDNEVRELVTGTLWNLSSYEPLKMVIIDHGLQTLTHEVIVPHSGWEREPNEDSKPRDAEWTTVFKNTSGCLRNVSSDGAEARRRLRECEGLVDALLHALQSAVGRKDTDNKSVENCVCIMRNLSYHVHKEVPGADRYQEAEPGIQGSATASQRRRKDDASCFGGKKAKGKKDGEMDRNFDTLDLPKRTEAAKGFELLYQPEVVRLYLSLLTESRNFNTLEAAAGALQNLSAGNWTWATYIRATVRKERGLPVLVELLQSETDKVVRAVAIALRNLSLDQRNKDLIGSYAMTELVRNVRNAQAPTHPGAHLEEDTVVAVLNTIHEIVSDSLDNARSLLQARGVPALVALVASSQSVREAKAASHVLQTVWSYKELRGALQRDGWNKTRFQSASTAKGHKGTPSPGGFDDSTLPLVDKNPDGEKSVPRDVILMDTLGPDGYATVDRRERRTLGSDSTGETSEKELFKPDSGRKAPPPGPSRPSVRLVDAVGDAKPQPVDSWV is encoded by the exons ATGCCGGCCGAACTCAGACAG GAGCAGAGCCCGGGTAGCCAGGCATCGCTGGCCACAATGCCAGAGGCACCTGAGGTGCTGGAGGAGACAGTGACAGTAGAGGAAGACCCTGGCACACCCACCTCCCATGTGTCCATTGTCACATCAGAAGATGGTACAACCCGGCGCACTGAGACTAAG GTCACCAAGACAGTCAAGACTGTGACCACAAGGACAGTCCGCCAGGTACCGTTGGGCCCAGATGGACTCCCCTTGCTGGATGGTGGCCCCTCACTTGGCTCTTTTACTGATGGGCCCCTGGACCGTCATTTCCTTCTGCGTGGTGGTGGCCCAGCAGCCACACTCTCCCGAGCCTACCTCAGCAGTGGAGGTGGCTTTCCTGATGGCCCTGAGCCCCGTGATATCCCAAGCTATGGCAGCCTGTCCCGAGGGCTTGGGGTACGGCCCCCGCGTACCGGTCTCTTGGGTCCAGGGCCTGGTGATGGTTGCTTTACACTGCCTGGCCGCCGTGAAGCCTTCCCCATGGGCTCTGAGCCTGGACCACCAAGTGGCCGCTCCCTGCCCGAGCACTTCCAAGCTGAGCCGTATGGCCTTGAGGATGATACACGGAGCCTGGCTGCCGATGATGAAGGTGGCCCTGACCTGGAGCCTGACTATGGCACAGCAGCACGGAGGAGACCCGAGTATGGGCGGGGCCTTCGCACCAG GGCCTTTGAGGACACAGCAGACGATGCTGGTGAGCTGATAGACGAGCGGCCTCCATTCCCAGCAGCAACGGCCCCTCTGGCCCAGCCTGAGAGAGGCAGCCTGGGCAGCTTGGACCGAGTGGTGCGGCGCTCGCCTTCAGTGGATAGTGCCCGCAAGGAGCCACGCTGGCGGGACCCCGAGCTGCCAGAGGTGCTGGCCATGCTGCGGCACCCTGTGGACCCTGTGAAAGCCAATGcagcagcctacctgcagcacCTCTGTTTTGAGAACGAGGGTGTCAAGCGGCGAGTGCGGCAGCTGCGTGGGCTGCCTCTACTGGTGGCATTATTAGATCACCCTCGGGCTGAGGTGCGGCGCCGGGCCTGTGGGGCGCTGCGCAACCTCTCCTATGGTCGTGATGCTGACAACAAGGCGGCCATCCGGGACTGTGGGGGTGTGCCAGCCCTGGTGCGCCTGCTGCGGGCCGCCCGTGACAATGAGGTCCGTGAGCTGGTCACTG GTACACTCTGGAACCTGTCATCCTATGAGCCCCTGAAGATGGTCATCATTGACCACGGCTTACAGACGCTGACCCATGAGGTCATCGTGCCCCACTCAGGCTGGGAGCGAGAGCCTAATGAAGACTCGAAGCCCCGGGATGCCGAGTGGACAACAGTCTTCAAGAACACATCAGGCTGCCTGAG GAATGTGAGCTCGGATGGTGCAGAGGCCCGGCGGCGACTCCGCGAGTGCGAAGGGCTGGTGGACGCACTCCTGCATGCCCTGCAGTCCGCTGTGGGCAGAAAGGACACAGACAATAAG TCGGTAGAGAACTGTGTGTGCATCATGCGGAACCTGTCCTACCACGTGCACAAGGAGGTTCCAGGAGCTGACAGGTACCAGGAGGCCGAGCCTGGCATCCAGGGCAGTGCTACAGCCTCTCAGCGTCGGAGGAAGGATGACGCCAGCTGCTTTGGTGGCAAAAAGGCCAAAG ggaagaaggatggagagatggaccGGAACTTTGACACACTGGACCTGCCCAAACGTACTGAGGCTGCCAAAG GCTTTGAGCTGCTATACCAGCCCGAAGTGGTACGTCTCTACCTCTCACTCCTTACGGAGAGCCGGAACTTCAACACCCTAGAAGCTGCAGCTGGTGCCCTGCAAAACCTAAGTGCTGGCAACTGGACG TGGGCCACATACATCCGTGCCACAGTACGTAAGGAACGTGGGCTGCCGGTGCTGGTGGAATTGCTACAGTCTGAGACCGACAAGGTGGTGCGTGCTGTCGCCATTGCACTGCGCAACCTTTCACTCGACCAGCGTAACAAAGACCTCATCG GGAGCTACGCCATGACAGAGCTGGTGCGGAATGTTCGCAATGCACAGGCACCTACTCACCCTGGTGCCCACCTGGAGGAGGATACCGTGGTAGCTGTGCTCAACACCATCCATGAGATTGTGTCCGATAGCCTGGACAATGCTCGCTCCCTCCTGCAGGCCCGTGGTGTGCCTGCACTGGTGGCACTTGTGGCCTCCAG CCAGTCAGTGCGGGAGGCCAAGGCTGCATCGCACGTGCTACAGACTGTGTGGAGCTACAAGGAGCTGCGAGGAGCCCTACAGAGGGATGGCTGGAACAAGACACGCTTCCAG TCTGCTAGCACTGCCAAAGGACACAAAGGAACACCAAGTCCTGGGGGCTTTGATGACAGCACACTGCCACTGGTGGACAAGAACCCTG ATGGGGAGAAGTCAGTCCCCCGAGATGTGATCCTCATGGATACACTTGGTCCAG ATGGGTATGCCACAGTTGACCGGAGGGAACGGAGGACACTGGGCAGTGACTCCACAGGGGAGACCTCAGAGAAGGAACTGTTTAAA CCCGACTCTGGCAGGAAGGCCCCTCCGCCTGGGCCCAGCAGGCCCTCGGTCAGGCTGGTGGACGCCGTGGGGGATGCTAAGCCTCAGCCTGTTGACTCCTGGGTCTAG